The proteins below are encoded in one region of Helianthus annuus cultivar XRQ/B chromosome 2, HanXRQr2.0-SUNRISE, whole genome shotgun sequence:
- the LOC110896105 gene encoding uncharacterized protein LOC110896105, which produces MVTKKDRTWRMCIDFSDLNNACPKDCYPLPEIDFKIDSLASFRLKCFLDAYKGYHQIQMALGDEDKTTFVTNEGLFCYTKMPFRLKNVGVTYQRLMDKAFKDQIGRNLEIYVDDLVIKSEAEDNMIDDILETFTRLRSINLKLNPKKCSFGLEEGKFLGVWITQSRIQAPPYKIQPVISMQPPKTVKEIKSLNGKLVALHRFISKAGDHTIPFMNVLKKRTGKGQIEWTEEANSAFQELKVWLGSLPTLTAPVTGETITVYLSASHFAISAELVVHRNQAQIPVYYVSRVLKDYETRYPMIEKLALVLVHASRRLRRYFQAFNIEVQTNLQIQQILRKLEVSGRLTKWAIELSAFEITYRTRGPVKGQAVADFLTEVPTGESIKDKTSLPKVWNLNTDGASSKEGSGAGLILIDPEGIEYTYALRFEFKTSNNEAEYEALLAGLQTAAKAGASSVLAHVDSLLVSNQVNEEYEAWEENMVRYLNQVNSLTSMFDSCKVVHIPISKNKKVDALSKLAAVAFCHLSKEVLVETLQTPAIEQAEAVMSISIQEKTRMTPILDYLKDGTLLEDRAQARKMKVKALRYQIHDEKLYRKTFLGPLLRCLTPEEASYVIREIHWGICGNHSGPRMVVTKAMNARYFWPDMYQRAVSELQTCEDCQRHAPISHRDKNNLVPVTSAWSFQKWGIDIVGLFLVSTGGVRFLLVAIDYFTKWIEAKPLQTITGDQILRFIWENIVCRYGVPLCIVSVNGKLFADKPFKTWCEKMHIEQNFSSVAHPQANGQVERANRSIVDGIKKRLGREGLSWADELPHVLWAIRTMPKTSTRKTPFSLTYGTEAVIPAEVGIPTPLMRLSQNDNEQQLCLNLDLAEERRELAAIREAKYKKELEKHYNLKVKEVRFKEGDYVMRRNDASLIEGTGKMSPKWEGPYQVKTAGKNGAYTLTKMDGTSVPRTWNGMHLKRCFL; this is translated from the coding sequence ATGGTCACCAAGAAGGACAGAACTTGGAGAATGTGCATTGATTTTTCCGATCTTAATAACGCTTGTCCGAAGGATTGTTACCCCCTTCCAGAGATTGATTTTAAAATCGATTCTTTGGCAAGTTTTCGTCTTAAATGCTTCCTGGATGCATACAAGGGTTACCACCAGATACAAATGGCTTTGGGTGATGAAGACAAAACGACATTTGTGACAAACGAAGGACTTTTTTGTTATACCAAAATGCCATTCAGATTAAAGAATGTTGGAGTGACCTATCAGAGATTGATGGATAAAGCATTTAAggaccaaatcggaagaaacctagaaatttatgtggatgatctGGTCATCAAAAGCGAGGCCGAAGATAATATGATCGATGACATACTCGAAACCTTCACCAGGCTTCGGAGTATCAATCTCAAACTAAACCCTAAAAAATGTTCCTTCGGCCTAGAGGAAGGAAAGTTTTTGGGAGTATGGATAACTCAATCCAGAATTCAGGCACCTCCGTATAAAATTCAACCTGTAATCTCCATGCAACCTCCGAAGACGGTGAAAGAAATCAAGTCTCTAAATGGCAAACTCGTGGCTCTTCATCGATTTATCTCCAAAGCAGGTGACCATACCATTCCTTTTATGAATGTGCTAAAAAAGCGAACCGGTAAAGGTCAGATAGAATGGACAGAAGAGGCTAATTCGGCATTTCAGGAATTAAAAGTTTGGCTTGGGTCCCTACCCACATTAACCGCACCAGTCACCGGGGAGACCATCACCGTATATCTCTCAGCTTCTCACTTTGCCATCAGTGCAGAACTTGTGGTGCACCGAAATCAAGCACAAATACCGGTTTACTACGTGAGTCGCGTCTTGAAAGATTATGAAACCCGGTACCCGATGATTGAAAAATTGGCGCTTGTCTTGGTACATGCATCCAGACGACTCCGAAGGTATTTTCAGGCCTTCAACATAGAAGTACAAACAAACCTTCAAATCCAGCAAATCCTGAGAAAACTAGAAGTCTCTGGACGACTCACCAAGTGGGCCATTGAGCTCAGTGCTTTCGAGATTACCTACCGGACCAGAGGACCGGTAAAAGGCCAAGCAGTCGCTGATTTTCTTACGGAAGTTCCTACCGGTGAAAGCATCAAGGATAAGACCAGTCTTCCAAAAGTTTGGAATTTAAACACAGACGGAGCATCTAGCAAAGAAGGGTCCGGAGCTGGCTTAATTCTGATAGATCCGGAAGGGATAGAATACACTTACGCCCTGCGTTTCGAATTCAAGACATCGAACAACGAAGCCGAATACGAAGCTCTTTTAGCCGGACTCCAAACAGCAGCCAAGGCAGGTGCGAGTTCTGTTTTAGCTCACGTTGATTCACTACTGGTTTCCAATCAAGTTAACGAAGAATACGAGGCATGGGAAGAAAACATGGTTCGGTATCTAAACCAAGTCAACAGTTTGACGTCCATGTTTGACTCCTGCAAGGTAGTTCATATCCCCATAAGTAAGAATAAGAAAGTTGATGCTCTGAGTAAGCTTGCAGCCGTCGCGTTTTGTCATTTGTCCAAGGAAGTGCTAGTTGAGACACTGCAAACCCCAGCCATTGAACAGGCTGAAGCTGTAATGTCAATCTCCATTCAAGAAAAAACAAGGATGACTCCGATCCTAGACTATTTAAAAGATGGCACGCTCCTGGAAGATAGAGCCCAAGCACGAAAGATGAAGGTGAAAGCACTTCGGTACCAAATTCATGATGAAAAGCTTTATCGGAAAACATTTCTGGGACCGCTCCTAAGATGCCTTACTCCGGAGGAAGCCAGCTATGTCATAAGAGAAATTCACTGGGGAATATGCGGTAACCACTCCGGGCCGAGGATGGTTGTAACCAAGGCAATGAACGCCAGATATTTCTGGCCGGACATGTATCAAAGAGCCGTTAGCGAGCTACAAACGTGTGAAGATTGTCAGCGGCACGCTCCCATCAGCCATCGGGATAAAAACAACCTCGTCCCTGTAACTTCGGCATGGTCGTTTCAGAAATGGGGAATCGACATCGTTGGTCTTTTCCTCGTTTCCACAGGAGGAGTAAGATTCTTGCTGGTCGCCATTGATTACTTTACAAAATGGATCGAGGCCAAGCCTCTTCAAACCATTACCGGAGATCAGATACTGAGGTTTATTTGGGAGAATATAGTGTGTAGATACGGCGTGCCGCTCTGCATAGTCAGCGTCAACGGGAAACTGTTCGCGGATAAACCGTTCAAAACTTGGTGCGAAAAAATGCACATTGAGCAAAACTTCTCTTCGGTTGCCCATCCTCAAGCCAATGGACAAGTAGAAAGGGCCAACCGAAGCATTGTGGATGGTATAAAGAAGCGTCTAGGAAGGGAAGGACTCTCCTGGGCAGATGAGCTACCGCACGTCCTATGGGCAATTAGGACGATGCCTAAAACAAGCACTAGAAAAACTCCCTTCAGTTTGACATACGGCACAGAAGCAGTCATTCCTGCCGAAGTTGGTATCCCCACTCCTCTCATGCGCCTAAGCCAAAACGATAATGAGCAGCAACTCTGTTTAAACCTTGACCTGGCCGAAGAAAGGAGAGAACTTGCGGCCATCCGAGAAGCGAAATATAAGAAAGAGTTGGAAAAACATTACAACTTAAAAGTTAAGGAGGTCCGGTTCAAGGAGGGAGACTACGTTATGCGGAGGAATGATGCGAGTCTAATCGAAGGAACGGGAAAAATGTCTCCGAAGTGGGAGGGGCCCTACCAAGTTAAGACCGCTGGAAAGAATGGTGCTTACACACTCACAAAGATGGATGGAACTTCTGTTCCTCGTACCTGGAATGGAATGCACCTGAAACGATGTTTCCTTTGA